One window from the genome of Malacoplasma penetrans HF-2 encodes:
- the thiI gene encoding tRNA uracil 4-sulfurtransferase ThiI, which translates to MKKHINIKFGELFLKGKNKKEFIKALFKNVNKALSDFEFKLLDKHSMFTLEYCSEDENEIIHILKMIPGIHHFFLCLEAKTDIKEIAKVANGFDKKYKTFKIEVKRRYKEFLDQTEIKKEVATYILKNNEIKVDVHNPELTINIEIYDENKSYVWFDKILGVGGLPIGVNGRCLSLLSGGIDSPVASFLLQKRGQQVDYLTFITDDVTEITLNKLKSLIKQITLNYKIYKPRFFIVDFTKVQHELIHMSNEKYRITLMRRSFYRIAQQLAIKYKMNSLICGDSLGQVASQTIESINTISQVCDKMEIFRPLLTFDKVEIIEIAKQIGTYEISISEHEDVCSMFAPKHPITKPKLSIALALENELELLKSLEDRAVANVQIIKE; encoded by the coding sequence ATGAAAAAACATATAAATATAAAATTTGGTGAATTATTTTTAAAAGGAAAAAATAAAAAAGAGTTTATTAAAGCATTATTTAAAAATGTAAATAAAGCTTTATCAGACTTTGAATTTAAATTACTAGATAAACATAGTATGTTTACTTTAGAGTATTGTTCAGAAGATGAAAATGAAATTATTCATATCTTAAAAATGATTCCAGGGATTCATCACTTCTTTTTATGTTTAGAAGCAAAAACAGATATTAAAGAAATTGCAAAAGTTGCTAATGGGTTTGATAAAAAATATAAGACTTTTAAAATTGAAGTAAAAAGAAGGTATAAAGAATTTCTTGATCAAACTGAAATTAAAAAAGAAGTTGCCACTTATATTTTAAAAAATAATGAAATTAAAGTGGATGTTCATAATCCTGAACTAACAATCAATATTGAAATTTATGATGAAAATAAAAGTTATGTTTGGTTTGATAAAATACTTGGAGTTGGTGGATTACCAATTGGTGTAAATGGTAGGTGTTTATCTTTACTATCCGGAGGAATTGATTCTCCTGTTGCTTCATTCTTATTACAAAAAAGAGGTCAGCAAGTAGATTATTTAACTTTCATTACAGATGATGTAACTGAAATTACACTTAATAAACTAAAGTCATTAATTAAACAAATTACTTTAAACTATAAGATTTATAAGCCTAGATTTTTTATAGTTGATTTTACAAAAGTGCAACATGAATTAATTCACATGTCTAATGAGAAATATAGGATTACATTAATGAGGCGATCATTTTATAGAATTGCTCAACAGTTAGCTATTAAATATAAAATGAACTCATTAATTTGTGGAGACTCATTAGGACAAGTAGCATCTCAAACTATAGAAAGTATTAATACAATTTCTCAAGTTTGTGACAAGATGGAAATATTTAGACCATTACTTACATTTGATAAAGTTGAAATTATTGAGATAGCAAAACAAATTGGGACATATGAAATTTCAATTAGTGAGCATGAGGATGTTTGTTCTATGTTTGCACCAAAACATCCAATTACTAAACCTAAACTAAGTATTGCACTAGCATTAGAAAATGAATTAGAATTGTTAAAAAGTTTAGAAGACAGAGCAGTTGCAAATGTTCAAATAATAAAGGAGTAA
- a CDS encoding ABC transporter permease, with translation MFDVSQWFILAPALIFGILSGYLSERVGIVNIAINGMMIFGAVFFNIFSNVFYQAFNEGSGSYNSTFFLTMLISSALGVGVGALFGFAVIKLKCDHVIGGTGINLIAPGIGLIISDNAPVIFNGQSSLANKYTFNPDIRVGSVSGEAIICLVISLVIIAAIYVFMNFTKYGLRYRSIGENPNAADAQGINVIKYKWIGVLVVGALASFAGCLFSYYIPGSAFAGDVNGLGFIALALLIVSSWKISPSVIIGFLFSALYVFASNALSLTQENRYILKIIPFALTLVVMVLFGRFSIGPKSAGKHFNKSAR, from the coding sequence ATGTTTGATGTTAGTCAATGATTTATATTAGCTCCAGCATTAATATTTGGAATTTTAAGTGGTTATCTTTCTGAAAGAGTTGGAATTGTTAATATTGCAATTAATGGGATGATGATCTTTGGGGCAGTGTTCTTTAACATTTTCTCAAATGTCTTCTACCAAGCTTTTAATGAAGGAAGTGGATCTTATAACTCTACATTCTTTCTAACTATGTTAATCTCAAGTGCGCTAGGAGTTGGTGTTGGTGCATTGTTTGGATTTGCTGTTATTAAATTAAAATGTGACCATGTAATTGGTGGTACTGGAATTAACTTAATTGCTCCTGGAATTGGTTTAATTATTTCTGATAATGCTCCAGTAATATTTAATGGTCAATCAAGTTTAGCAAATAAATATACTTTTAACCCTGATATCCGTGTTGGTTCTGTAAGTGGTGAAGCAATTATTTGTTTAGTAATTTCTTTAGTTATAATTGCAGCAATCTATGTATTTATGAACTTCACTAAATATGGTTTAAGATATAGATCAATTGGTGAAAATCCAAATGCTGCAGATGCTCAAGGGATTAATGTAATTAAATATAAATGAATTGGAGTATTGGTAGTAGGTGCTTTAGCTTCTTTTGCTGGTTGTTTATTCTCTTACTACATTCCTGGAAGTGCGTTTGCAGGAGATGTTAATGGTCTTGGATTTATTGCATTAGCTTTATTAATTGTAAGTTCATGAAAAATCAGTCCAAGTGTTATTATAGGATTCTTATTCTCAGCATTGTATGTATTTGCATCTAATGCATTATCTCTTACTCAAGAAAATAGATATATCTTAAAAATTATTCCATTTGCATTAACTCTAGTTGTAATGGTTCTATTTGGAAGATTCTCAATTGGGCCAAAATCAGCTGGTAAACACTTTAATAAGAGTGCAAGATAA
- a CDS encoding ABC transporter permease, with product MKNFYNKNLTTFDKLFYQTKQKSLRRNFLSVTLCIVFALFVSFVIISALGTKPEAFFQIFVKAFAWEYDAQHFAVQLCTYIVAALAFSFSMRVGIFNIGISGQMMAGGSTAFLLISLFPQDFAPAGGQIITLLFSILGATAVAVTIGLLKIYFKVNEVVSAILLNWIILYIVGALIYKYDLDQTGLNNGLFRSNAMNPAFTFWQEGDFWGWAWSIGITVVCVVAIWVILKFTVFGHKLKTTGQSPFAAQNFGYNKNALQLWSFAISGILSGILAVIVYTGTYTRSLDLQSAGGLALNKTPTQGFDGIAIGLIALNNPLAIVVVSFIFTFPNVGAAPAGLPSSTIQLIVGIMMYIVAIYSLLNYFKPWREFIKNRYGKQNQENYMNLENSVFEVSEAYSFEYKRLKNEFINLKIENSIKKKNLDKFTTAFLSFFVKVYYSVVLPLSNKEFKARVLENKKAYAEKREKINNDFKFSCVISTLDYWKHFVFKKNNSIDSKWLKDKEKIKKWINECPTTMQEDFTILNLEEQYSIIEKRVAEFKGGNQ from the coding sequence ATGAAAAATTTTTATAATAAAAATTTAACAACGTTTGATAAATTGTTTTATCAGACTAAACAAAAAAGTTTAAGACGGAATTTCCTTTCTGTTACCTTATGTATTGTGTTTGCTCTATTTGTATCATTTGTAATCATTTCAGCATTAGGAACTAAACCTGAAGCATTCTTCCAGATTTTTGTTAAAGCATTTGCATGAGAATATGATGCCCAACACTTTGCAGTTCAACTTTGTACATATATTGTTGCAGCCCTAGCCTTTAGTTTCTCAATGAGAGTTGGTATCTTTAATATTGGTATATCAGGTCAAATGATGGCAGGAGGAAGTACAGCATTCTTATTGATTAGCTTATTCCCACAAGATTTTGCACCAGCTGGTGGACAAATCATTACATTATTATTTTCAATATTAGGGGCAACTGCAGTTGCAGTAACAATAGGGTTATTAAAAATATATTTCAAAGTAAATGAAGTAGTAAGTGCAATCTTACTTAACTGAATCATTCTATATATTGTAGGGGCATTAATATATAAATATGATTTAGATCAAACTGGATTAAACAACGGGTTATTTAGATCAAATGCAATGAACCCAGCATTTACTTTCTGACAAGAAGGTGATTTCTGAGGATGAGCTTGATCAATTGGAATTACTGTAGTTTGTGTGGTAGCAATTTGAGTAATCTTAAAATTCACAGTTTTTGGACATAAATTAAAAACAACTGGACAAAGTCCATTTGCAGCTCAAAACTTTGGTTATAACAAAAATGCATTGCAATTATGATCATTTGCAATCTCTGGTATCTTATCAGGAATCTTGGCAGTAATAGTTTATACAGGGACTTATACTAGATCATTAGATCTTCAATCTGCTGGAGGGTTAGCACTTAATAAAACACCAACTCAAGGGTTTGACGGAATTGCAATTGGATTAATTGCATTAAACAACCCATTAGCAATAGTGGTAGTATCATTCATCTTTACATTCCCTAATGTTGGTGCAGCACCTGCTGGTCTTCCATCAAGTACAATCCAATTAATAGTTGGTATTATGATGTATATTGTTGCAATCTATTCATTATTAAATTACTTCAAACCATGAAGAGAATTTATTAAAAATAGATATGGTAAACAAAATCAAGAAAATTACATGAATTTAGAAAACTCAGTATTTGAAGTTTCTGAAGCTTATTCTTTTGAATACAAAAGACTTAAAAATGAATTTATTAATTTAAAAATAGAAAATTCAATCAAGAAAAAGAACTTAGATAAGTTTACAACTGCTTTCTTATCATTCTTTGTAAAAGTTTATTACAGTGTGGTTCTACCATTAAGCAATAAAGAATTTAAAGCAAGAGTATTAGAAAATAAAAAAGCATATGCTGAAAAAAGAGAAAAAATTAATAATGACTTTAAATTCAGCTGTGTGATTTCAACTTTGGATTATTGAAAACATTTTGTTTTTAAAAAGAACAACTCAATAGACAGTAAATGATTGAAAGATAAAGAAAAAATTAAAAAATGAATTAATGAATGTCCAACAACTATGCAAGAAGATTTCACAATTCTTAATTTAGAAGAACAATACTCTATTATTGAAAAGAGAGTAGCTGAATTCAAAGGAGGTAACCAATAA
- a CDS encoding ABC transporter ATP-binding protein: MVNIHKSFNNGTIKANVGMNLYVKKNSIHAIIGENGAGKSTLMSILFGMYEQDIGEIWIKNEKIKFKSSKDATIYKIGMVHQHFKLVDNYTVWENIVLGSEKTFKGFIDRMKSKKIISELIQKYGFNINVNDKVKNLTVGQQQKVEILKVLYRESEIMIFDEPTAVLSDSEIVAFLDILKKFKEDGKTIIIISHKLHEIKEIADEATIIRKGKYIDHIKVKDTSVEKMAELMVGRKIVPSVNDLPLDKKEVVLEVKDLDLSHLTLFDDEKIQEQVVKVKNMALKTINKNINIENVTAKNNSKVSFKVHSGEIYAIAGVEGNGQSKLVEQIAGLRKANPNSIFFMGKDISNSNINKRIQLGISHVPEDRHKFGLDLEQTVRYNIVNNQISKKPFSNIGFLVDYEIVEYAQKTIEKYDVRGSANGVALAKSLSGGNQQKVIIGRELEKHHKLIILTQPTRGLDVGAIQYIHNQIIEEKKKGNAVLLISYELDEILALADTISVMSKNRIIEENDRKIMNREHIGQLLAGESL, encoded by the coding sequence ATGGTTAACATTCACAAATCATTTAATAATGGAACCATTAAAGCAAATGTAGGGATGAATTTATATGTTAAAAAAAATTCAATCCATGCAATCATTGGTGAAAACGGTGCAGGTAAATCTACTTTAATGTCTATCTTGTTTGGGATGTATGAACAAGACATTGGAGAAATTTGAATTAAAAATGAAAAGATTAAATTCAAATCTTCAAAAGATGCAACTATATATAAAATTGGAATGGTTCACCAACACTTCAAATTAGTAGATAACTATACAGTTTGAGAAAACATAGTTTTAGGAAGTGAAAAAACTTTCAAAGGTTTCATTGATAGAATGAAATCTAAAAAAATCATTTCAGAGTTAATCCAAAAATATGGATTCAATATTAATGTAAATGATAAAGTAAAAAACTTAACAGTTGGTCAACAACAAAAAGTAGAAATCTTAAAGGTTTTATATAGAGAATCAGAAATTATGATTTTCGATGAACCAACAGCAGTTTTATCAGATAGTGAAATAGTAGCATTTTTAGATATCTTGAAAAAATTCAAAGAAGATGGAAAAACAATTATTATTATTTCTCATAAGCTTCATGAGATTAAAGAAATTGCAGATGAAGCAACTATTATTAGAAAAGGTAAATACATTGATCATATAAAAGTTAAAGACACTTCTGTTGAAAAGATGGCTGAATTAATGGTTGGTAGAAAAATAGTACCAAGTGTAAATGATTTACCATTAGATAAAAAAGAAGTTGTTTTAGAAGTAAAAGATTTAGATCTTTCTCACTTAACTTTATTTGATGATGAAAAAATCCAAGAGCAAGTTGTTAAAGTAAAAAATATGGCTCTAAAGACCATTAACAAAAACATTAACATTGAAAATGTAACAGCTAAAAATAATTCAAAAGTTAGCTTTAAAGTTCATAGTGGTGAAATCTATGCAATTGCTGGAGTTGAAGGAAATGGTCAATCAAAACTAGTTGAGCAAATTGCAGGACTTAGAAAAGCAAATCCTAATTCAATCTTTTTCATGGGTAAAGATATTTCAAATTCAAATATTAATAAAAGAATACAATTAGGAATTAGTCATGTTCCAGAAGATCGTCATAAGTTTGGTTTAGATTTGGAACAAACTGTAAGATACAACATTGTTAATAATCAAATTAGTAAAAAACCATTTAGTAATATAGGATTTTTAGTTGATTATGAAATTGTTGAGTATGCTCAAAAAACAATTGAAAAATATGATGTTAGAGGATCAGCTAATGGAGTTGCACTTGCTAAATCACTTTCTGGTGGTAATCAACAAAAAGTGATTATTGGTAGAGAATTAGAAAAACACCATAAGTTAATAATCTTAACTCAACCTACAAGAGGATTAGATGTAGGTGCAATTCAATACATCCATAACCAGATTATTGAAGAAAAGAAAAAAGGTAATGCAGTATTATTAATCTCTTATGAATTGGATGAAATACTAGCACTTGCTGACACAATTTCAGTAATGAGTAAGAATAGAATTATTGAAGAAAATGATAGAAAAATTATGAATAGAGAACACATTGGACAATTATTAGCAGGGGAGAGTTTATAA
- a CDS encoding BMP family ABC transporter substrate-binding protein: MILGKKFLKVGSLLAVSSAITVSVTSCGSPLSFESSVQLIVSDNSSTLADQSFSESSFDGIRDFMASKSQDTVPAASSKSIKENNGLWKRPGYDTISRIASYKYAFEDGSKVIVATGYNQQDGLQQITSRTAENKQFKDSFANGAFVFVDGAMTADTDSGSYDSDPYNVSSVSYRADDGSFLAGISTAVFLNLHQDYFVTRTSSGEQTLGVSSFVGLDLPSTLNFFSGFRLGIHYWNTIMQPLIPKVDDNRNTLPISWVSPSNNYDLSNFVSGSFNANETAASALTGNMTNNGASAIFPIAGPQTALVVNKIASDGSKAIVLGVDTAQENTDSLSVNLPSNGSSVGTGKIIQFSSVKNLKDSTNYILSAITDSSGKYNGESAKNNSNGDSSSNIKGYNGFYGLGWNNVGTLTNAGVGVSNAGLKYLLNPNWNEWKKPDGATSITSSDLTSLKLTDVLQKNVANSLSADDAVIKQYSALLNGTFNTKNGTTTSGTAGSSGTNGTTTGDLNTTAKGIIETKLTSSQGQNGPKNDGSWKIYNNVGSGSSAANDFISTNLSKHIPAITSNGVAVTYSVPDAEAKYVASTKVIPQSLQDEVKKVFFRRT, translated from the coding sequence ATGATTTTAGGCAAAAAGTTTCTAAAAGTGGGATCTTTACTAGCAGTATCTAGTGCTATTACAGTTTCTGTTACTTCTTGTGGAAGTCCACTAAGTTTTGAATCGTCTGTTCAACTTATTGTTTCAGACAATAGTTCAACCCTTGCTGACCAATCTTTTAGTGAATCTAGTTTTGATGGAATTAGAGATTTTATGGCATCAAAAAGCCAAGATACAGTTCCTGCAGCTTCTAGTAAATCTATTAAAGAAAACAATGGGCTTTGAAAAAGACCAGGATATGACACAATTTCTAGAATTGCTTCATATAAATATGCTTTTGAAGATGGTTCAAAAGTTATTGTTGCAACTGGTTACAACCAACAAGATGGTTTACAACAAATTACATCTAGAACAGCTGAAAACAAACAATTTAAAGATTCATTTGCAAATGGAGCTTTTGTTTTTGTTGATGGAGCAATGACTGCTGATACAGATAGTGGTTCATATGATTCAGATCCATATAATGTTTCGAGTGTTTCTTATCGGGCAGATGATGGATCTTTTTTAGCGGGTATTTCAACTGCTGTATTTTTAAATTTACATCAAGATTACTTTGTTACTAGAACTTCATCTGGTGAACAAACATTAGGTGTTAGTTCATTTGTTGGATTAGATCTACCATCAACTCTAAATTTCTTTAGTGGTTTCAGATTGGGTATTCACTATTGGAATACAATTATGCAACCATTAATACCTAAAGTTGATGATAATCGTAATACATTACCAATATCTTGAGTTTCTCCTTCAAATAACTATGATCTTTCAAACTTTGTATCTGGAAGTTTTAATGCTAATGAAACAGCTGCATCAGCACTAACAGGTAATATGACTAATAATGGTGCTTCAGCAATTTTCCCTATTGCGGGTCCTCAGACTGCATTAGTTGTAAATAAAATTGCATCAGATGGTTCTAAAGCAATTGTGTTAGGAGTTGATACAGCTCAAGAAAATACTGATTCACTTAGTGTTAATTTACCTAGTAATGGTAGTAGTGTTGGAACTGGAAAAATCATCCAATTCTCTTCGGTTAAAAACCTAAAAGATTCAACTAACTATATATTAAGTGCTATTACTGATTCAAGTGGAAAGTACAATGGTGAATCTGCAAAGAATAATTCTAATGGCGATAGTAGTTCCAATATCAAAGGATACAATGGTTTTTATGGATTAGGTTGAAATAATGTTGGTACTCTAACAAATGCAGGTGTTGGTGTTTCAAATGCAGGTTTGAAATATTTGTTGAATCCTAACTGAAATGAATGAAAAAAACCAGATGGAGCAACTAGCATTACAAGTTCTGACTTAACAAGCTTAAAGTTAACTGATGTATTACAAAAAAATGTTGCAAATTCATTATCTGCAGATGATGCAGTTATTAAACAGTATAGTGCTTTATTGAATGGTACCTTTAATACTAAAAATGGAACTACAACTTCTGGAACAGCAGGGAGTTCAGGCACTAATGGTACAACAACAGGTGATTTGAATACAACGGCAAAAGGCATTATTGAAACTAAGCTTACATCTTCACAAGGTCAAAATGGCCCAAAAAACGATGGTAGTTGAAAAATTTATAATAATGTAGGGTCAGGTAGCAGTGCTGCAAATGATTTTATAAGCACTAACTTATCTAAACACATTCCAGCAATAACTTCTAATGGTGTTGCTGTTACTTATTCTGTTCCAGATGCTGAAGCTAAGTATGTAGCAAGCACTAAAGTAATTCCTCAATCATTACAAGATGAAGTCAAAAAGGTGTTCTTCAGAAGAACTTAG